The following proteins are co-located in the Rhodococcus opacus B4 genome:
- the scpB gene encoding SMC-Scp complex subunit ScpB: MSSAPFDEPDDQGAVDTEPELSDTELAAVLESLLLIVDSPAGAEQLASATGASVNRITETLNRMSAELTARGSGMDLRYAGDGWRLYTRTAYAPYVERLLLDGARSKLTRAALETLAVVAYRQPLTRARISAVRGVNVDGVVRTLLARGLIAEAGVDPDTNATQYSTTELFLERLGLASLADLPALAPLLPDVDLIDDISDSLESDPRFARMNKATASTEELDTGLDTED; this comes from the coding sequence ATGAGTTCGGCCCCGTTCGACGAGCCGGACGATCAGGGTGCCGTCGACACGGAACCCGAGCTGTCGGACACCGAACTCGCGGCTGTTCTCGAGTCGTTGCTGCTGATCGTCGACTCTCCGGCCGGTGCGGAGCAGCTCGCGTCCGCGACCGGCGCTTCTGTGAATCGCATCACGGAGACGCTGAATCGCATGTCCGCCGAGCTCACCGCCCGCGGAAGCGGGATGGACCTCCGATATGCCGGTGACGGTTGGCGTCTCTACACCCGCACCGCGTACGCGCCCTACGTGGAACGGCTCCTGCTCGACGGTGCCCGCTCCAAACTGACGAGGGCGGCTTTGGAAACTCTGGCCGTGGTGGCATACCGTCAACCGTTGACCCGCGCACGGATCAGTGCGGTGCGCGGCGTCAACGTGGATGGTGTGGTGCGCACACTTCTCGCTCGCGGGTTGATCGCCGAAGCCGGCGTCGATCCCGATACCAACGCCACGCAGTATTCGACGACGGAACTCTTTCTGGAACGGCTCGGCTTGGCGTCTCTGGCCGATCTTCCCGCCTTGGCTCCGTTGTTGCCGGATGTGGACCTGATAGATGACATCAGTGACAGTCTGGAATCTGACCCACGATTTGCGAGAATGAATAAAGCTACGGCTTCCACAGAAGAGTTGGACACCGGGCTGGACACCGAAGACTGA
- a CDS encoding copper transporter: MISLRQHAISIAAIFLALAIGVVMGSGLLSSGLVSGLRDDKADLQTDLENASERNNQLTEQLNSADGFDSAVGGRVVADSLAQRTVMVVTTPDADPADLDGVNRMIAQAGGSVTGRVSLTDSFVDATGGDRLRTVVNNVIPAGVTLKTGAVDQGSLAGDLLGSVLMLGKETGQPQSSAQEMALALETLRGAGFVSYDDGAVQPAQVAVVLTGDRDVEDGVSGNRGAVVARFAGALDSRGAGAVLAGRPASAQGNGAVAVARADAALSAALTTIDNIDREAGKITVPLALQEQLNGGAGRYGTGPGTTGVTVGATPA; this comes from the coding sequence GTGATTTCTCTGCGTCAACATGCCATTTCCATAGCGGCGATCTTCCTGGCTCTGGCAATCGGCGTGGTCATGGGCTCCGGCCTGTTGTCGAGTGGTCTCGTGTCGGGGCTGCGCGACGACAAAGCGGACCTGCAGACCGACCTGGAGAACGCAAGCGAACGTAACAACCAACTGACCGAGCAGCTGAACTCGGCCGACGGTTTCGATTCCGCGGTGGGCGGCCGCGTGGTCGCCGACTCGCTCGCGCAGCGCACCGTGATGGTCGTGACGACCCCCGATGCCGACCCGGCCGACCTCGACGGGGTCAACCGGATGATCGCGCAGGCAGGGGGTTCGGTGACCGGGCGGGTGTCGTTGACCGACTCGTTCGTCGACGCCACGGGCGGCGACCGGTTGCGGACGGTCGTCAACAACGTGATCCCCGCGGGTGTCACGTTGAAGACCGGGGCCGTCGACCAGGGCAGCCTCGCAGGCGACCTGCTGGGTTCGGTCCTCATGCTCGGCAAGGAGACGGGCCAGCCGCAGAGTTCCGCCCAGGAGATGGCGCTGGCCCTCGAGACGCTCCGCGGCGCCGGGTTCGTCAGCTACGACGACGGCGCCGTCCAGCCTGCGCAGGTCGCGGTCGTGCTGACCGGAGATCGGGACGTGGAGGACGGCGTCAGTGGCAACCGCGGCGCGGTCGTGGCCCGGTTCGCGGGCGCGCTGGACTCGCGCGGTGCCGGGGCGGTGCTCGCCGGACGTCCGGCCTCCGCCCAGGGCAACGGCGCGGTCGCCGTGGCACGGGCCGACGCCGCCCTGTCGGCGGCGCTCACGACGATCGACAACATCGATCGGGAAGCGGGCAAAATCACCGTTCCGCTCGCGCTGCAGGAGCAACTGAACGGCGGCGCGGGCCGGTACGGCACCGGACCCGGCACCACCGGAGTCACCGTGGGGGCCACCCCGGCGTAG
- a CDS encoding pseudouridine synthase, whose translation MKKPARRDGTPDRNNKKQRPTRSETGGRTRSETGGRPDRAEAAHRSGRPDATKGKPGRPDPAAKNKRGKPKSAKPQRAQAQAPKISNAKPARHQYADADRPAGPPQGDGMRLQKVLAQAGVASRRAAEELISQGRVEVDGRIVIEQGLRIDPENAVVRVDGVRVVVQKDLVHLALNKPRGWQSTMSDDLGRPCVGDIVSERVAAGQRLFHVGRLDADTEGLLLLTNDGDLAHRLMHPSFEVSKTYLATVSGALERGVGKKLKEGVELDDGPAKVDTFTLLDINEGKSLVRVTLHEGRKHIVRRLFDAVGHPVIRLVRTDIGAVALGDQRPGTLRVLGRGEVGGLYGAVGL comes from the coding sequence GTGAAGAAACCCGCTCGCCGAGATGGCACACCGGATCGCAACAACAAGAAGCAGCGCCCCACCAGGTCCGAGACCGGAGGGCGCACCAGGTCGGAGACCGGAGGGCGTCCGGACAGGGCCGAAGCCGCTCATCGATCAGGCCGGCCCGACGCAACGAAGGGCAAGCCCGGCAGGCCCGACCCTGCCGCGAAGAACAAGCGCGGCAAGCCCAAGTCGGCCAAGCCGCAGCGCGCGCAGGCCCAGGCCCCCAAGATCAGCAACGCCAAGCCCGCCCGGCACCAGTACGCGGACGCCGATCGGCCCGCCGGCCCGCCGCAGGGCGACGGTATGCGCCTGCAGAAGGTTCTCGCTCAGGCCGGCGTCGCGTCGCGTCGTGCGGCCGAGGAACTGATCTCGCAGGGTCGTGTCGAGGTCGACGGCCGCATCGTCATCGAACAGGGTCTGCGCATCGACCCCGAGAACGCGGTCGTCCGCGTCGACGGTGTCCGCGTCGTCGTCCAGAAGGACCTCGTTCACCTCGCACTCAACAAGCCCCGCGGCTGGCAGTCGACGATGTCGGACGACCTGGGTCGCCCTTGCGTCGGTGACATCGTCTCCGAACGGGTCGCCGCTGGTCAGCGGTTGTTCCACGTCGGTCGGCTCGACGCCGACACCGAGGGACTACTGCTGCTCACCAACGACGGTGACCTGGCGCATCGGCTGATGCACCCGTCGTTCGAGGTGTCGAAGACGTACCTGGCGACCGTGTCGGGTGCCCTCGAGCGCGGCGTCGGCAAGAAGCTGAAGGAAGGTGTTGAACTCGACGACGGACCGGCGAAGGTCGACACGTTCACGCTCCTCGACATCAACGAGGGCAAGTCGCTCGTCCGGGTCACACTGCACGAAGGCCGCAAGCACATCGTGCGTCGCCTGTTCGACGCCGTGGGACACCCCGTCATCCGGCTCGTCCGGACGGACATCGGCGCGGTCGCGCTCGGCGACCAGCGGCCCGGCACGCTGCGCGTTCTGGGTCGAGGCGAGGTCGGCGGACTCTACGGGGCGGTGGGCCTGTGA
- the der gene encoding ribosome biogenesis GTPase Der, with translation MTEQFTTEFAGDGTWSEESDWEVLDLEDGGDGEAHVPVPTLAVVGRPNVGKSTLVNRIIGRREAVVEDIPGVTRDRVSYEANWSGRRFMVQDTGGWEPDAKGLQQSVARQAELAMQTADAILLVVDAVVGATATDEAVAKVLRRSKTPVLLVANKVDDGRTESEVAALWSLGLGQPHSVSATHGRGTGDLLDEVLAALPETPREGIPGGGPRRVALVGKPNVGKSSLLNKLSGDERSVVHNVAGTTVDPVDSIVELGGRPWRFVDTAGLRKRVSHASGAEFYASLRTKSAIEAAEVAILLIDASEPISEQDLRVLSMVADAGRALVIAFNKWDLVDEDRRLQLDREVDRDLVRVPWAQRVNISAQTGRAVQKLVPALDTALESWDKRIPTGRLNTWLKEVVAATPPPMRGGRLPRVMFATQAGTRPPTFVLFTTGFLEAGYRRFLERRLREEFNFDGSPVRISVRVREKRERRSR, from the coding sequence GTGACCGAACAATTCACCACCGAGTTCGCAGGCGACGGCACCTGGAGTGAGGAATCCGACTGGGAGGTCCTCGACCTCGAAGACGGCGGCGACGGGGAAGCCCACGTCCCGGTTCCGACCCTCGCCGTGGTCGGGCGCCCGAACGTCGGTAAGTCGACGCTCGTGAACCGGATCATCGGCCGCCGTGAGGCCGTCGTCGAGGACATTCCGGGTGTGACCCGGGACCGGGTCTCGTACGAGGCGAACTGGAGCGGACGCCGCTTCATGGTGCAGGACACCGGCGGCTGGGAACCCGACGCCAAGGGCCTGCAGCAGTCCGTGGCCCGGCAGGCCGAGCTGGCGATGCAGACCGCGGACGCGATCCTCCTCGTGGTCGACGCCGTCGTCGGCGCCACCGCGACCGACGAGGCCGTGGCCAAGGTGCTGCGCCGGTCCAAGACGCCGGTTCTGCTGGTGGCCAACAAGGTGGACGACGGCCGCACCGAATCCGAGGTGGCCGCACTGTGGTCGCTGGGGCTCGGTCAGCCGCACTCGGTGAGCGCGACGCACGGTCGCGGTACGGGTGATCTCCTCGACGAGGTGCTCGCCGCCCTGCCGGAGACCCCGCGGGAAGGCATCCCCGGCGGCGGACCGCGGCGTGTGGCTCTGGTCGGGAAGCCGAACGTCGGGAAGTCGAGCCTGCTGAACAAGCTGTCGGGCGACGAGCGTTCGGTGGTCCACAACGTCGCGGGCACCACAGTCGATCCGGTCGACTCGATCGTGGAACTCGGTGGCAGACCGTGGCGTTTCGTCGACACCGCCGGTCTGCGCAAGCGGGTCAGCCACGCCAGCGGTGCCGAGTTCTACGCGTCGCTGCGGACGAAGAGCGCCATCGAGGCGGCCGAGGTCGCGATTCTGCTGATCGACGCGTCCGAGCCGATCTCCGAGCAGGACCTGCGTGTGCTGAGCATGGTCGCCGACGCCGGCCGGGCCCTTGTCATCGCGTTCAACAAGTGGGATCTCGTGGACGAGGACCGGCGGCTTCAGCTCGACCGTGAAGTCGATCGGGATCTGGTGCGGGTGCCGTGGGCGCAGCGCGTGAACATCTCGGCGCAGACGGGACGCGCGGTGCAGAAGCTGGTGCCCGCACTCGACACGGCGCTGGAATCGTGGGACAAGCGCATTCCGACGGGCCGGCTCAACACGTGGCTCAAGGAAGTCGTCGCCGCGACGCCGCCGCCGATGCGCGGTGGCAGGTTGCCGCGCGTGATGTTCGCCACGCAGGCCGGAACGCGTCCCCCGACGTTCGTGCTGTTCACGACCGGGTTCCTCGAGGCGGGGTACCGCCGGTTCCTGGAGCGGCGTCTGCGTGAGGAGTTCAATTTCGACGGCAGTCCCGTCCGCATCTCGGTGCGGGTGCGCGAAAAGCGTGAGCGACGGAGTCGTTGA
- a CDS encoding CTP synthase, with product MPQSRTHSRTATKHIFVSGGVASSLGKGLTASSLGQLLTARGMRVTMQKLDPYLNVDPGTMNPFQHGEVFVTEDGAETDLDVGHYERFLDRDLSGQANVTTGQVYSTVIAKERRGEYLGDTVQVIPHITDEIKSRILAMSGPDLQGHRPDVVITEIGGTVGDIESQPFLEAARQVRHDVGRDNVFFLHVSLVPYLAPSGELKTKPTQHSVAALRNIGIQPDALILRCDREVPPALKNKIALMCDVDVDGCISTPDAPSIYDIPKVLHSEGLDAYVVRQLGLPFRDVDWTVWGNLLERVHQPRETVRIALVGKYVDLPDAYLSVTEALRAGGFANRSKVEISWVPSDACETEAGAQAALGDVDGVLIPGGFGIRGIEGKLGAIRYARHRKTPLLGLCLGLQCVVIEAARSVGLDDANSAEFEPETTHPVISTMADQEDVIAGEADLGGTMRLGAYPAVLAKGSVVARAYGSEEVSERHRHRYEVNNAYRDRIAKSGLRFSGTSPDGHLVEFVEYPADQHPFFVATQAHPELKSRPTRPHPLFAAFVDAALRHKLEERLPVDVHGEERAAADDEIAESADRDEVASVDSAG from the coding sequence TTGCCACAGTCACGCACTCATTCGCGTACCGCCACCAAGCACATCTTCGTGAGCGGCGGCGTCGCCTCCTCACTCGGCAAGGGCCTCACAGCCTCGAGCCTCGGGCAGTTGCTGACCGCGCGGGGAATGCGCGTGACCATGCAGAAACTGGATCCGTACCTCAATGTCGATCCGGGCACGATGAACCCCTTCCAGCACGGTGAGGTCTTCGTCACCGAGGACGGCGCCGAGACCGACCTCGACGTCGGCCACTACGAGCGCTTCCTCGACCGCGACTTGTCCGGTCAGGCGAATGTGACCACCGGCCAGGTGTATTCGACGGTCATCGCCAAGGAGCGGCGCGGCGAATACCTCGGCGACACCGTGCAGGTCATTCCGCACATCACGGACGAGATCAAGAGCCGCATCCTCGCGATGAGCGGGCCGGATCTGCAGGGACACCGCCCCGACGTCGTCATCACGGAGATCGGCGGCACCGTCGGCGACATCGAGTCGCAGCCGTTCCTCGAGGCCGCCCGTCAGGTCCGTCACGACGTCGGCCGGGACAACGTCTTCTTCCTCCACGTCTCCCTGGTCCCGTACCTGGCGCCGTCGGGGGAGCTCAAGACCAAGCCCACCCAGCATTCGGTTGCCGCGCTGCGGAACATCGGCATCCAGCCCGACGCGCTGATCCTGCGCTGCGACCGGGAGGTTCCGCCGGCGCTGAAGAACAAGATCGCGCTCATGTGCGACGTCGACGTCGACGGTTGCATCTCGACCCCCGACGCGCCGTCGATCTACGACATCCCGAAGGTGCTGCACAGCGAGGGCCTCGACGCATATGTCGTTCGTCAGCTGGGCCTGCCGTTCCGCGACGTGGACTGGACCGTGTGGGGAAACCTGCTCGAGCGCGTCCACCAGCCGCGCGAGACCGTGCGGATCGCCCTGGTCGGAAAATACGTCGACCTGCCGGACGCGTACCTGTCCGTCACCGAGGCGCTGCGTGCGGGCGGGTTCGCGAACCGCTCGAAGGTGGAGATCTCGTGGGTGCCGTCCGACGCGTGTGAGACCGAGGCGGGTGCGCAGGCCGCGCTCGGCGACGTCGACGGCGTGCTGATCCCCGGTGGCTTCGGAATCCGCGGCATCGAGGGCAAGCTCGGTGCGATCCGGTACGCCCGCCACCGGAAGACGCCCCTGCTGGGACTGTGCCTGGGTCTGCAGTGCGTCGTGATCGAAGCCGCGCGCAGCGTGGGTCTGGACGACGCCAACTCCGCCGAGTTCGAGCCCGAGACCACGCACCCCGTGATCTCCACGATGGCCGATCAGGAAGACGTCATCGCCGGCGAGGCCGACCTGGGCGGCACGATGCGTCTCGGCGCGTACCCGGCCGTCCTGGCGAAGGGATCCGTCGTCGCCCGGGCGTACGGCAGCGAAGAGGTGTCCGAACGGCACCGTCACCGCTACGAGGTCAACAACGCATACCGGGACCGGATTGCCAAGAGCGGACTCCGGTTCAGCGGCACCTCGCCCGACGGTCACCTCGTCGAGTTCGTCGAGTACCCGGCCGACCAGCATCCGTTCTTCGTCGCGACGCAGGCCCACCCCGAGCTGAAGAGCCGTCCGACGCGTCCGCATCCGCTGTTCGCGGCGTTCGTCGACGCGGCGCTGAGGCACAAGCTCGAGGAGCGCCTTCCCGTCGACGTGCACGGTGAGGAGCGCGCGGCCGCCGACGACGAGATCGCCGAGTCCGCCGACCGCGACGAGGTCGCGTCGGTCGACAGCGCGGGATAG
- a CDS encoding NUDIX domain-containing protein, with protein sequence MPDIGRHEFETLDSRAVYSGAILALRVDHVAMPDGRTAEREVVEHHGAVAVVVLDDEDRIVLIHQYRHPVGRRLWEIPAGLLDEPGEDPADAARRELAEETGLAARRWSVLVDVVLSPGFTDESVRVFLAEDLYEVDRPDPEDEEADLEIERIPFDEVVSMVLNGTIVNATAASGVMALAAARSRPGGLGELRDVSAPWVDRPERFSERKRARAAGDEAARA encoded by the coding sequence ATGCCCGACATCGGCCGGCACGAATTCGAGACTCTCGACTCGCGCGCCGTCTACAGCGGCGCGATCCTCGCGTTGCGGGTGGATCACGTCGCGATGCCGGACGGCCGGACCGCCGAACGTGAGGTCGTCGAGCACCACGGCGCCGTCGCCGTCGTGGTGCTCGACGACGAGGACCGTATCGTCCTGATCCACCAGTACCGGCACCCGGTGGGGCGCCGGTTGTGGGAGATCCCGGCGGGTCTGCTGGACGAACCGGGTGAGGACCCCGCCGACGCCGCGCGACGCGAACTGGCGGAAGAGACCGGCCTCGCGGCTCGGCGCTGGTCCGTCCTCGTGGATGTCGTTCTGTCACCGGGGTTCACGGACGAGTCGGTGCGCGTGTTCCTCGCCGAGGATCTGTACGAGGTGGACCGGCCCGACCCCGAGGACGAGGAAGCCGACCTCGAGATCGAGCGGATTCCGTTCGACGAGGTGGTGTCGATGGTGCTGAACGGGACCATCGTCAACGCCACGGCCGCGTCCGGAGTGATGGCCCTCGCCGCCGCGCGGTCCCGGCCGGGCGGTCTCGGCGAACTCCGCGACGTGAGCGCTCCCTGGGTCGATCGCCCCGAGCGGTTCAGCGAGCGGAAACGCGCACGGGCCGCCGGGGACGAAGCCGCGCGGGCATGA
- a CDS encoding ParA family protein translates to MGSTAIIERTGDHRTVVTPQPPAAESEHSQPEGDMFDVRQTETAALLDDAAVVVEEELGPTGRPTREVPEPAPLPSHGPAKIVAMCNQKGGVGKTTSTINLGASLAEYGRRVLLVDLDPQGALSAGLGVAHNDLELTVHNLLVEPRVSIDDVLMRTRVEGLDLLPSNIDLSAAEIQLVTEVGREQTLGRVLHPVLDRYDYVLIDCQPSLGLLTVNALACADSVIIPMECEYFSLRGLALLNDTVEKVHDRLNPRLELAGIVVTMFDARTLHAREVMARVVEVFGDLVYDTVINRTVRFPETSVAGEPITTWAPKSTGAEAYRALAREVIHRSGR, encoded by the coding sequence GTGGGATCGACAGCGATCATCGAGAGAACAGGGGATCATCGGACCGTGGTGACACCGCAGCCGCCAGCGGCGGAGTCAGAGCACTCGCAACCGGAGGGCGACATGTTCGACGTGCGGCAAACCGAAACCGCAGCCTTGCTCGACGACGCTGCCGTGGTCGTGGAGGAGGAGCTCGGCCCCACCGGACGGCCGACGCGTGAGGTGCCGGAACCCGCCCCGTTGCCCTCGCACGGCCCGGCCAAGATCGTCGCGATGTGCAACCAGAAGGGTGGCGTCGGAAAGACGACGTCGACGATCAACCTGGGTGCGTCCCTGGCCGAATACGGCCGACGGGTCCTGCTCGTCGACCTCGATCCCCAGGGGGCGCTGTCCGCGGGCCTCGGCGTCGCGCACAACGACCTCGAACTGACCGTTCACAATCTGCTCGTCGAACCGCGCGTGTCGATCGACGACGTACTGATGCGGACACGCGTCGAGGGGCTCGACCTTCTGCCGAGCAACATCGACCTGTCGGCGGCGGAGATCCAGCTCGTCACCGAGGTGGGGCGCGAGCAGACGCTCGGGCGCGTGCTGCATCCCGTGCTCGACCGCTACGACTACGTCCTCATCGATTGCCAGCCGTCCCTCGGTCTGCTCACGGTCAACGCGCTGGCCTGCGCGGACTCGGTCATCATCCCGATGGAGTGCGAGTACTTCAGCTTGCGCGGCCTGGCGCTGCTCAACGACACGGTCGAGAAGGTCCACGACCGGCTCAACCCGCGGCTCGAACTCGCCGGCATCGTCGTCACGATGTTCGACGCGCGGACTCTGCACGCGCGCGAGGTGATGGCCCGCGTGGTGGAGGTGTTCGGGGATCTCGTCTACGACACCGTCATCAACCGGACGGTGCGATTCCCCGAGACGTCCGTCGCCGGGGAACCGATCACCACCTGGGCGCCCAAGTCGACCGGCGCCGAGGCGTACCGTGCGCTGGCACGCGAGGTCATTCACCGGTCCGGCCGGTAA
- the cmk gene encoding (d)CMP kinase → MSTSSLIVAMDGPSGTGKSSVSRMLARRLGARYLDTGAMYRIATLHVLRKGVDLADPDAIADATVGLPWSIGTDPAGEQVLLDGEDVGEEIRGDAVTKAVSAVSAVPAVRELLVAAQRRLACEAGRIVVEGRDIGTVVLPDADVKIYLTASAEARAQRRNAQNLAEGRGDDFAAVLADVQRRDHLDSTRAVSPLRPADDSVLVDTSELGIDDVIGRLLLVVSERSGVGQ, encoded by the coding sequence GTGAGTACCTCGTCGTTGATCGTCGCGATGGACGGCCCGTCCGGAACCGGGAAGTCGAGCGTCTCGCGGATGCTGGCGCGGCGGCTCGGCGCCCGCTACCTCGACACCGGAGCCATGTACCGGATCGCGACGCTGCATGTGCTGCGGAAGGGTGTGGATCTCGCCGACCCCGACGCGATCGCCGACGCGACCGTCGGTTTGCCCTGGTCGATCGGAACCGACCCGGCGGGCGAGCAGGTTCTGCTCGACGGCGAGGACGTGGGGGAGGAGATCCGCGGCGACGCGGTGACCAAGGCCGTCTCCGCCGTCTCCGCCGTTCCCGCGGTGCGTGAACTGCTCGTCGCGGCGCAGCGTCGCCTTGCTTGCGAGGCCGGACGGATCGTCGTCGAGGGCCGGGACATCGGCACCGTCGTGCTTCCCGATGCCGATGTGAAGATCTACCTGACCGCCTCGGCAGAAGCCCGGGCGCAGCGCAGAAATGCGCAGAATCTCGCGGAAGGACGAGGCGACGACTTCGCGGCCGTGCTGGCCGATGTGCAGCGTCGTGACCACCTCGACTCCACGCGCGCCGTGTCGCCGCTGCGGCCGGCCGACGATTCCGTGCTGGTCGACACCAGCGAACTCGGAATCGACGACGTGATCGGCAGGTTGCTGCTGGTGGTAAGCGAAAGAAGTGGAGTAGGGCAGTGA
- a CDS encoding segregation and condensation protein A — protein MVDTQDIPAPPQTEGSHGEDPQAPAGKPGFRVTLRNFEGPFDLLLTLINQRQLDVTEVALHQVTDDFIAYMRTLGAEMGLDQTTEFLVVAATLLDLKAARLLPAGQVEDAEDLALLEARDLLFARLLQYRAYKQVAQLFGELEAAALRRYPRSAALEDQFTRLLPEVLLGVDPQRFAEIAATVFTPRPKPTVGLDHLHDMHAVSVPEQAARMLELLRERGAGEWASFGDLVSECEITVEIVARFLALLELYREQSVLFEQPEPLGELLVSWTGEDTHAPVTEEDYG, from the coding sequence GTGGTGGATACGCAGGACATTCCGGCACCACCGCAGACCGAGGGTTCGCACGGCGAGGATCCGCAGGCGCCCGCGGGTAAGCCCGGCTTCCGGGTGACGCTGCGGAACTTCGAGGGACCGTTCGATCTGCTCCTCACCCTGATCAACCAGCGACAGCTGGACGTGACGGAAGTCGCGCTGCACCAGGTGACGGACGACTTCATCGCCTACATGCGCACGCTCGGTGCGGAGATGGGACTCGACCAGACCACCGAATTCCTCGTCGTCGCCGCGACACTGCTCGACCTGAAGGCGGCGCGTCTGCTCCCCGCGGGACAGGTGGAGGACGCCGAGGACCTCGCGCTCCTCGAGGCGCGCGACCTGCTGTTCGCCCGGCTGCTGCAGTACCGCGCGTACAAGCAGGTGGCGCAACTGTTCGGTGAGCTCGAGGCGGCCGCGCTGCGCCGGTACCCGCGGTCGGCGGCGCTGGAGGACCAGTTCACCCGGTTGCTGCCGGAAGTGTTGCTCGGCGTCGACCCGCAGCGGTTCGCGGAGATCGCCGCGACCGTGTTCACACCCCGCCCGAAACCCACGGTGGGACTCGACCACCTGCACGACATGCACGCCGTGTCGGTCCCCGAACAGGCGGCGCGGATGCTGGAACTACTCCGCGAGCGAGGCGCCGGGGAGTGGGCGAGCTTCGGCGACCTCGTCTCCGAGTGCGAGATCACCGTGGAGATCGTGGCAAGATTCCTCGCGCTGCTCGAGCTGTACCGCGAGCAGTCGGTGTTGTTCGAACAGCCCGAGCCGCTCGGGGAACTGCTGGTGAGCTGGACCGGGGAAGACACACACGCCCCGGTGACCGAGGAGGATTACGGATGA
- a CDS encoding L,D-transpeptidase: MSKAQHVGRLFLVSVLAALAVCGVSVAASAAPPAVTGKILAPALTPASGQVVGIAHPVVVRFTSPVPDRALAERGVRITPSTPVPGQFSWIDDRTLQWNPDRFWPANTAVTVEAAGARSQFQVGDALVAVANTTTHQFTVSINDQIVQTMPASMGKPGYETPLGTFPVIEQFRDMIMDSSTYGVPIDDEEGYRLYVEYATRITWGGIFVHAAPWSVGSQGFENVSHGCINLSTENARWFYDNAKIGDPVIVTS, translated from the coding sequence ATGTCGAAAGCTCAGCACGTCGGACGTCTGTTCCTCGTCTCGGTACTCGCGGCACTTGCCGTGTGCGGAGTGAGCGTCGCCGCGTCGGCGGCGCCCCCGGCCGTCACCGGGAAGATCCTCGCGCCGGCCCTCACCCCCGCGAGCGGTCAGGTCGTCGGCATCGCCCATCCGGTCGTCGTCCGGTTCACGTCCCCGGTTCCCGATCGCGCGCTCGCCGAGCGTGGTGTCCGGATCACCCCGTCGACGCCCGTACCCGGGCAGTTCTCCTGGATCGACGACCGCACCCTGCAATGGAACCCGGACCGCTTCTGGCCGGCGAACACCGCAGTGACCGTCGAGGCGGCGGGCGCGAGATCGCAGTTCCAGGTCGGTGACGCACTCGTCGCAGTCGCGAACACGACGACGCACCAGTTCACCGTGAGCATCAACGACCAGATCGTGCAGACGATGCCCGCGTCGATGGGCAAACCCGGATACGAGACACCACTCGGGACCTTCCCCGTCATCGAGCAGTTCCGCGACATGATCATGGACTCGTCGACGTACGGTGTCCCGATCGACGACGAGGAGGGCTACCGCCTCTACGTCGAATACGCCACCCGCATCACGTGGGGCGGGATCTTCGTGCACGCCGCACCGTGGTCGGTGGGTTCACAGGGCTTCGAGAACGTCAGCCACGGCTGCATCAACCTCAGCACCGAGAACGCGCGGTGGTTCTACGACAACGCCAAGATCGGCGACCCCGTCATCGTCACGTCGTGA